A region of Myxococcus stipitatus DSM 14675 DNA encodes the following proteins:
- the recN gene encoding DNA repair protein RecN, translating to MLLGLRIANVAVIEEVEVAFGAGLTVLTGETGAGKSILVDSLNLLLGGRADADVIRAGCEEASVEGVFARTPVLGARLEDLGLPDLGEEVLVRRVLGRTGRGKAYVNGALVTVGVLGKLTRGAVDLAGQHEHVSLFDSGLHRVLLDRYGEMETPLATYFGEYSALREVDARMEALGGDESKVRERAEFLRFQLDEISRWDPEPGEDARLDAERKRLSSAEKLKRHGAEAELLVAGDESSALETVGRALGLVHEAVKCDATLSPVAQSLSTALSELEEAQRRLNRYVEGLESDPTRLADVDERLDGLKRLCRKHGTTLDGVLKKRGEIEAELGTLENRQEVLEELALERRKVEERTRKAALALSKARSSSAVEFSAQVREGLGHLAMGKAAFEVRVTPGETLRPDGLDDVEFFFSANPGEPARPLAKVASGGEASRLLLALKRALAGSDACGCYVLDEADAGVSGAIADVVGRMIKEVSSHRQVLCITHLPQVAAYADAHLLIRKAVKAERTVSQVTVLAAGPERTRELARMMSGVEVTREALGAAEALVRSAHRSLGSPRARRESGPEGTPRGRLRRTA from the coding sequence GTGCTGCTGGGTCTGCGGATTGCGAACGTGGCGGTGATAGAGGAGGTGGAGGTGGCGTTCGGAGCCGGCCTCACCGTCCTCACGGGAGAAACGGGGGCGGGTAAGTCCATCCTCGTGGACTCATTGAACTTGCTCCTTGGTGGGCGAGCGGACGCGGACGTCATCCGCGCCGGGTGCGAGGAGGCGTCCGTCGAGGGCGTCTTCGCGCGCACCCCGGTGCTGGGCGCGCGTCTGGAGGACCTGGGCCTGCCGGACCTGGGGGAGGAGGTGCTCGTCCGCCGGGTGCTGGGACGCACCGGACGGGGCAAGGCCTACGTCAACGGCGCCCTGGTGACGGTGGGCGTGCTGGGGAAGCTGACCCGAGGGGCGGTGGACCTGGCGGGCCAGCACGAGCACGTGAGCCTCTTCGACTCCGGCCTGCACCGCGTGCTGTTGGACCGGTACGGGGAGATGGAGACGCCGCTGGCGACGTACTTCGGGGAGTACTCCGCGCTGCGGGAGGTGGACGCGCGCATGGAGGCCCTGGGCGGGGACGAGTCGAAGGTGCGCGAGCGCGCGGAGTTCCTTCGCTTCCAGCTCGATGAAATCTCGCGCTGGGACCCGGAGCCGGGGGAGGACGCGCGGCTGGACGCGGAGCGCAAGCGCCTGTCCAGCGCGGAGAAGCTCAAGCGGCACGGCGCCGAGGCGGAGCTGCTCGTCGCGGGGGATGAGTCCTCCGCGCTCGAGACGGTGGGGCGCGCGCTGGGGCTGGTGCACGAGGCCGTCAAGTGCGACGCGACGCTGTCGCCCGTGGCCCAGTCGCTGAGCACGGCCCTGTCGGAGCTGGAGGAGGCGCAGCGCCGGCTCAACCGGTACGTGGAGGGGCTCGAGTCGGACCCGACCCGACTGGCGGACGTGGATGAGCGGCTGGATGGCCTCAAGCGGCTGTGCCGCAAGCACGGCACCACGCTGGACGGCGTGCTGAAGAAGCGCGGAGAAATCGAGGCCGAGCTGGGCACGCTGGAGAACCGCCAGGAGGTCCTGGAGGAGCTGGCGCTGGAGCGGCGCAAGGTGGAGGAGCGGACGCGCAAGGCGGCCCTGGCGCTGTCCAAGGCCCGCTCCTCGAGCGCGGTGGAGTTCTCCGCCCAGGTGCGTGAGGGCCTGGGGCACCTGGCCATGGGCAAGGCGGCCTTCGAGGTGCGTGTGACGCCTGGGGAGACGCTGCGTCCGGACGGTCTGGACGACGTGGAGTTCTTCTTCAGCGCGAACCCGGGAGAGCCGGCCCGGCCCCTGGCGAAGGTGGCCTCCGGTGGCGAGGCGAGCCGCCTCCTCCTGGCCCTGAAGCGGGCCCTGGCCGGCAGCGACGCGTGTGGCTGCTACGTGCTGGATGAGGCCGACGCGGGCGTCAGCGGCGCCATCGCGGACGTGGTGGGACGGATGATCAAGGAGGTGAGCAGCCACCGTCAGGTGCTCTGCATCACCCACCTGCCGCAGGTCGCGGCCTATGCGGACGCGCACCTGCTCATCCGCAAGGCGGTGAAGGCGGAGCGGACCGTTTCCCAGGTGACGGTCCTGGCGGCGGGGCCGGAGAGGACGCGGGAGCTGGCTCGGATGATGTCGGGCGTGGAGGTCACCCGGGAGGCGCTGGGGGCGGCGGAGGCCCTGGTTCGCTCGGCCCATCGTTCCCTGGGGTCTCCCAGGGCCCGGAGGGAGTCCGGACCCGAGGGAACCCCCCGGGGACGCCTGCGGCGGACGGCTTGA
- the secA gene encoding preprotein translocase subunit SecA translates to MIEWTLKKLIGTKNERELKKAREKVIRINELESRMRALKDEDFAAETARLKQEIQNGRPLDGLLFEAFALIREGSRRVIGQRHYDVQLIGGMFLHEGCIAEMRTGEGKTLTATLPCYLNALSGRGVHVVTVNDYLARRDAEWMGRVYKFMGMTTGCVLHELSDKQRQEAYRSDITYGQNNEFGFDYLRDNMKFRLQDYVQRELNYAIVDEVDSILIDEARTPLIISGPTEDSTDKYYRVDQVIPGLVPDQDFTLDEKHRSVSLTDDGIEKLQKRLSVSNLYDPGEIETLHHVEQALRAHTLYKRDKDYVVKDGEVVIIDEFTGRSMPGRRWSDGLHQAIEAKEGVKIENENQTLATISFQNYFRMYSKLSGMTGTADTEAEEFAKIYNLDVRVIPTNRPPIRKDQQDVVYKTEREKFEAVAAQIEELHKAGQPVLVGTVSIAKSEVVSSFLKKRGVPHNVLNAKQHQREADIVAQAGRKGAVTISTNMAGRGTDILLGGNAEVLAKAAVGPAPEAPAPQPPQPPAAEGAAPQPDPMVAYQQAQAEWEQKLAQTQAKLDEETKKERTEVMEAGGLFIIGTERHESRRVDNQLRGRAGRQGDPGASRFFLSLEDDLMRIFGSERIQGLMERLGMEEGEVIEHIWLTRAIESAQKRVEGHNFDIRKNLLEYDDVMNQQRRTIYKLRRQVLAAGAGVPLVEYTEDPKTRVKTRSEQTVTWADFKEMVLDALEDVIVSIVDTYAPTKGSDGWDLESLSKNVKETFDLDMNFEGVGNRDELQDHIFKAAEKVFRTRDEEFGENFLRFLQYNYLATIDRLWKEHLLGMDHLRQGIGLRGYGQKDPKQEYKREGYQGFIQTLSAIKAQFVSQLMRVQPRSATSAEEEAVRIQRQLAQQQKRAVEGRGTAEGKLDEASVAAAARPAAAQQGPRVGRNDPCPCGSGRKYKKCHGAAEASV, encoded by the coding sequence ATGATCGAATGGACGCTGAAGAAGCTCATCGGGACCAAGAATGAGCGTGAGCTCAAGAAGGCCCGCGAGAAGGTCATCCGCATCAACGAGCTGGAGAGCCGGATGCGGGCCCTCAAGGACGAGGACTTTGCTGCCGAGACGGCCCGGCTGAAGCAGGAGATCCAGAACGGAAGGCCGCTGGACGGCCTGCTGTTCGAAGCCTTCGCGCTCATCCGCGAAGGCTCCCGCCGTGTCATCGGCCAGCGTCACTACGACGTGCAGCTCATCGGCGGCATGTTCCTCCACGAGGGCTGCATCGCGGAGATGCGCACCGGTGAAGGCAAGACGCTGACGGCGACGCTGCCTTGCTACCTCAACGCCCTGTCCGGGCGCGGGGTGCACGTCGTGACGGTGAACGACTACCTCGCCCGCCGCGACGCGGAGTGGATGGGGCGCGTCTACAAGTTCATGGGCATGACGACGGGCTGCGTGCTCCACGAGCTGTCCGACAAGCAGCGGCAGGAAGCGTACCGCTCGGACATCACCTACGGGCAGAACAACGAGTTCGGCTTCGACTACCTGCGCGACAACATGAAGTTCCGCTTGCAGGACTACGTCCAGCGCGAGCTGAACTACGCCATCGTCGACGAGGTGGACTCCATCCTCATCGATGAGGCGCGCACGCCGCTCATCATCTCCGGTCCCACCGAGGACAGCACGGACAAGTACTACCGGGTGGACCAGGTCATCCCGGGTCTCGTGCCGGACCAGGACTTCACGCTCGACGAGAAGCACCGCTCCGTGTCGCTCACGGACGACGGCATCGAGAAGCTGCAGAAGCGGCTGAGCGTGTCCAACCTCTACGACCCGGGCGAAATCGAGACGCTCCACCACGTCGAGCAGGCCCTGCGCGCGCACACGCTCTACAAGCGCGACAAGGACTACGTGGTGAAGGACGGCGAGGTCGTCATCATCGACGAGTTCACCGGCCGCTCCATGCCGGGCCGCCGCTGGTCCGACGGTCTCCACCAGGCCATCGAGGCCAAGGAGGGCGTGAAGATCGAGAACGAGAACCAGACGCTGGCGACCATCTCGTTCCAGAACTACTTCCGCATGTACTCCAAGCTGTCCGGCATGACGGGCACCGCGGACACGGAAGCGGAGGAGTTCGCGAAGATCTACAACCTGGACGTCCGCGTCATCCCGACCAACCGCCCGCCCATCCGCAAGGACCAGCAGGACGTGGTCTACAAGACGGAGCGCGAGAAGTTCGAGGCGGTGGCGGCTCAGATTGAGGAGCTGCACAAGGCGGGGCAGCCAGTGCTCGTGGGCACGGTGTCCATCGCCAAGAGCGAGGTGGTGTCCAGCTTCCTGAAGAAGCGGGGCGTCCCCCACAACGTGCTCAACGCCAAGCAGCACCAGCGCGAGGCCGACATCGTCGCGCAGGCCGGCCGCAAGGGCGCGGTCACCATCTCCACCAACATGGCCGGCCGCGGCACGGACATCCTCCTGGGCGGCAACGCGGAGGTGCTGGCGAAGGCGGCCGTGGGCCCCGCGCCGGAAGCCCCCGCGCCCCAGCCCCCGCAGCCTCCCGCCGCGGAGGGCGCAGCGCCGCAGCCGGACCCGATGGTCGCCTACCAGCAGGCCCAGGCCGAGTGGGAGCAGAAGCTGGCGCAGACCCAGGCCAAGCTGGACGAGGAGACCAAGAAGGAGCGCACGGAGGTGATGGAGGCCGGCGGCCTGTTCATCATCGGCACCGAGCGCCATGAGTCCCGCCGCGTGGACAACCAGCTGCGCGGTCGCGCGGGCCGTCAGGGTGACCCGGGCGCCAGCCGGTTCTTCCTGTCGCTCGAGGACGACCTGATGCGCATCTTCGGGTCCGAGCGCATCCAGGGGCTGATGGAGCGGCTGGGCATGGAGGAGGGCGAGGTCATCGAGCACATCTGGCTCACCCGCGCCATCGAGAGCGCCCAGAAGCGGGTCGAAGGCCACAACTTCGACATCCGCAAGAACCTGCTCGAGTACGACGACGTGATGAACCAGCAGCGACGCACCATCTACAAGCTGCGTCGTCAGGTGCTGGCCGCGGGCGCGGGTGTCCCCTTGGTGGAGTACACCGAGGACCCCAAGACGCGCGTGAAGACCCGCTCCGAGCAGACGGTGACCTGGGCGGACTTCAAGGAGATGGTGCTGGACGCGCTGGAGGACGTCATCGTCTCCATCGTCGACACGTACGCGCCCACCAAGGGCTCGGACGGGTGGGACCTGGAGTCGCTGTCGAAGAACGTCAAGGAGACGTTCGACCTCGACATGAACTTCGAGGGCGTGGGCAACCGGGACGAGCTCCAGGACCACATCTTCAAGGCGGCGGAGAAGGTCTTCCGCACGCGTGACGAGGAGTTCGGCGAGAACTTCCTGCGCTTCCTCCAGTACAACTACCTGGCCACCATCGACCGGCTCTGGAAGGAGCACCTGCTGGGCATGGACCACCTGCGCCAGGGCATCGGCCTGCGTGGCTACGGCCAGAAGGACCCGAAGCAGGAGTACAAGCGCGAGGGCTACCAGGGCTTCATCCAGACGCTCTCCGCCATCAAGGCGCAGTTCGTCTCGCAGCTGATGCGCGTGCAGCCCCGGTCCGCCACCAGCGCGGAGGAAGAGGCGGTCCGCATCCAGCGCCAGCTGGCGCAGCAGCAGAAGCGGGCGGTGGAAGGCCGTGGCACGGCGGAGGGTAAGCTGGACGAGGCCTCCGTGGCCGCGGCGGCCCGGCCGGCGGCCGCTCAGCAGGGCCCCCGCGTGGGCCGCAACGACCCCTGCCCCTGTGGCAGCGGCCGCAAGTACAAGAAGTGCCACGGCGCGGCGGAGGCCAGCGTCTAG
- the rlmM gene encoding 23S rRNA (cytidine(2498)-2'-O)-methyltransferase RlmM produces the protein MPPQTHVPQPGRWLWTCRAGFEPHLFEELAWADTHPRLLGDALVESEQRPATVPAFARAAYQVVASLPSGPPDAQAEAVARALGTLSSNRPWVVQAFTPDSPRGNTLAASAEALEAAVRARLPSERLLDDAGRARESRALLVSLCVAPDGVTVLGLVSASEAISLAPGGRRRMRREGESPSRAAMKLEEALDGLPFEPGRGDVCVDLGAAPGGWTQRLVARGAKVVAVDPAKLMPELAAHGRVKHVQESAFAYTPEEPVDWLFCDMAWRPLEVAQLLAKWGRRGWASHLVANIKLPMKDKNSVLLRVRHTLVEDGGWKQLTLRQLYHDRDEVTVTAHQLR, from the coding sequence ATGCCCCCACAGACCCACGTCCCTCAGCCGGGGCGCTGGCTGTGGACATGCCGGGCGGGCTTCGAGCCTCACCTCTTCGAGGAGCTCGCCTGGGCGGACACCCACCCTCGCTTGCTCGGCGACGCCCTGGTGGAGAGTGAACAGCGGCCCGCCACCGTCCCCGCCTTCGCGCGTGCCGCCTATCAGGTGGTCGCCTCCCTGCCCTCGGGTCCACCCGACGCGCAGGCGGAGGCCGTCGCTCGGGCCCTGGGCACCCTCTCCAGCAACCGCCCGTGGGTCGTCCAGGCCTTCACGCCCGACAGCCCCCGAGGCAACACCCTGGCCGCCTCCGCGGAGGCGCTGGAGGCGGCCGTCCGCGCACGCCTCCCCTCGGAGCGTCTGCTCGACGACGCGGGGCGCGCCCGGGAGTCCCGCGCGCTGCTCGTGTCCCTCTGTGTCGCGCCGGACGGCGTCACGGTGCTGGGGCTCGTCTCGGCGAGCGAGGCCATCTCCCTTGCCCCCGGAGGCCGGCGGCGCATGCGGCGCGAGGGCGAGTCCCCGTCCCGGGCCGCGATGAAGCTCGAGGAGGCGCTGGACGGACTGCCCTTCGAGCCCGGGCGCGGCGACGTCTGCGTGGACCTGGGCGCCGCGCCGGGCGGATGGACGCAGCGGCTGGTGGCCCGAGGCGCGAAGGTGGTGGCCGTGGACCCGGCGAAGCTGATGCCGGAGCTGGCGGCCCACGGTCGGGTGAAGCACGTGCAGGAGAGCGCCTTCGCCTACACCCCCGAGGAGCCCGTCGACTGGCTCTTCTGCGACATGGCCTGGCGCCCGCTGGAGGTCGCCCAGCTGCTCGCGAAGTGGGGACGGCGAGGCTGGGCCAGCCATCTGGTGGCCAACATCAAGCTGCCCATGAAGGACAAGAACTCCGTGCTGCTGCGGGTGCGGCACACGCTCGTCGAGGACGGCGGCTGGAAGCAGCTCACCCTCCGGCAGCTCTACCACGACCGGGATGAAGTGACGGTGACAGCCCACCAGCTTCGCTGA
- a CDS encoding M23 family metallopeptidase, protein MAKKSFTLMVIPDHDAPVKRYTIQRSFLMQVGMGLMLVVGLGAGASIHYFQVAADASENRILREENLTLRSQLKSVRERIEHIGSTLDRVERFDQKLRAMTLLSDPQRNLAMGPTEPEAGTQVPTTDTQFTQLTTTETPKLLMGRLDKLSAEATRQEQSLQELQAYFQDQKSMLASTPSIWPARGWVTSDFGQRVDPYTADRVMHAGLDIAAPHGKEVYSPSDGTVVFAGLEGGYGNVIVVDHGYGIKTRYGHLAKMLVKAGDRVKRGALIAAVGNTGRSTGPHLHYEVRVNGIPQNPRKFILEE, encoded by the coding sequence GTGGCGAAAAAGTCCTTCACGTTGATGGTGATCCCGGACCACGACGCGCCGGTGAAGCGGTACACCATCCAACGCTCGTTCCTGATGCAGGTGGGGATGGGGTTGATGCTTGTGGTGGGACTGGGCGCGGGCGCGAGCATCCATTACTTCCAGGTCGCCGCGGATGCCTCGGAGAACCGCATCCTGCGTGAGGAGAACCTGACGCTGCGCTCGCAGCTGAAGTCCGTGCGGGAGCGCATCGAGCACATCGGCTCCACGTTGGACAGGGTGGAGCGCTTCGACCAGAAGCTGCGGGCGATGACGCTCTTGTCGGACCCTCAGCGGAATCTGGCCATGGGCCCCACGGAGCCGGAAGCCGGGACGCAGGTGCCGACGACCGACACCCAGTTCACACAGCTCACCACGACGGAGACGCCCAAGCTGTTGATGGGGCGGCTGGACAAGCTGAGCGCGGAGGCCACCCGTCAGGAGCAGAGCCTCCAGGAGCTTCAGGCGTACTTCCAGGACCAGAAGTCCATGCTGGCCTCCACCCCGTCCATCTGGCCGGCGCGCGGCTGGGTGACCAGCGACTTTGGTCAGCGAGTGGACCCGTACACGGCCGACCGGGTCATGCACGCGGGCCTGGACATCGCGGCGCCGCACGGCAAGGAAGTCTATTCACCGTCGGACGGCACGGTGGTGTTCGCGGGCTTGGAGGGTGGCTACGGCAACGTCATCGTCGTGGACCACGGCTATGGCATCAAGACGCGCTACGGCCACCTGGCGAAGATGCTGGTGAAGGCGGGCGACCGGGTGAAGCGCGGCGCGCTCATCGCGGCGGTGGGCAACACGGGTCGCTCCACCGGTCCGCACCTGCACTACGAGGTCCGCGTCAACGGCATCCCGCAGAACCCCCGCAAGTTCATCCTGGAGGAGTAG
- a CDS encoding Stp1/IreP family PP2C-type Ser/Thr phosphatase, whose product MKVVSAGLTDVGRKRNHNEDSFLIDDELQLYVVADGMGGHAGGGTASRIAVETIDKELRRARESKDNPFLSVPNLQESPIPEALRTAVERACLAIYTAAQEDPRLSGMGTTVISLVVRDEHAFFAHVGDSRAYLIRGDLIQQISEDHSLVNEQIKAGMITPEEAKHSRYKNIITRSVGFEEEVQVDVMGLVSEPGDVFLLCSDGLANMLEDREIHEVVANAKSFDDVPKRLIDFANERGGDDNITVIVVRMAT is encoded by the coding sequence ATGAAAGTCGTCTCCGCTGGCCTGACGGACGTCGGGCGGAAGCGCAATCACAACGAGGACAGCTTCCTCATCGACGATGAGCTCCAGCTCTACGTCGTGGCGGATGGCATGGGCGGCCATGCGGGGGGCGGTACTGCCTCGCGCATCGCCGTGGAGACCATCGACAAGGAGCTCCGGCGGGCTCGGGAGAGCAAGGACAATCCGTTCCTGTCCGTCCCCAACCTCCAGGAGTCACCCATCCCGGAGGCGCTGCGCACGGCCGTGGAGAGGGCGTGTCTCGCCATCTACACGGCGGCGCAGGAAGACCCGCGGCTGTCCGGCATGGGCACCACGGTCATCTCCCTGGTGGTTCGTGACGAGCACGCGTTCTTCGCGCACGTGGGAGACAGCCGCGCGTACCTCATCCGCGGCGACCTCATCCAGCAGATTTCCGAGGACCACTCGCTGGTCAACGAGCAAATCAAGGCGGGGATGATCACGCCCGAAGAGGCCAAGCATTCCCGCTACAAGAACATCATCACCCGTTCCGTGGGCTTCGAAGAGGAAGTCCAGGTGGACGTGATGGGGCTCGTCTCCGAGCCCGGTGACGTGTTCCTGCTGTGCTCCGACGGCCTGGCCAACATGCTCGAGGACCGCGAAATCCACGAGGTGGTGGCCAACGCGAAGAGCTTCGACGATGTGCCCAAGCGCCTCATCGACTTCGCCAACGAGCGCGGAGGTGATGACAACATCACCGTCATCGTCGTGCGCATGGCCACCTGA
- a CDS encoding diguanylate cyclase, translated as MPYPLDDATATALIALYPWVLTRSPQAPVQAAVEALLQAEQARRGHPDAKTGALQVPALTQGNLLKEEYDLSTHAHHDGWRVGAVIADVKGMINLNARFGFATGDAILRGTVESLAAQYPGAKVVRLHPDAFAALLVPTSQLTVREDLAAPTHERLSRDVRRVLPEGTPDADIPSWTVSLLEVTVDSPSHWQVLGPLLWAELERAHVMQRSGRAEGLQRRRLRLDASIPGPATL; from the coding sequence ATGCCCTACCCACTCGACGACGCCACCGCCACCGCCCTCATCGCCCTCTACCCGTGGGTGCTGACCCGCAGCCCGCAGGCCCCCGTGCAGGCCGCCGTCGAGGCGCTCCTCCAGGCCGAGCAGGCCCGGCGCGGCCACCCGGACGCGAAGACGGGCGCGCTCCAGGTGCCCGCCCTCACCCAGGGCAACCTCCTCAAGGAGGAATACGACTTGTCCACGCACGCGCACCATGACGGCTGGCGCGTGGGCGCGGTCATCGCGGACGTGAAGGGGATGATCAACCTCAACGCCCGCTTCGGCTTCGCCACCGGCGACGCGATTCTGCGCGGCACCGTGGAGTCGCTCGCCGCGCAGTACCCGGGCGCCAAGGTGGTTCGCCTGCACCCGGACGCCTTCGCGGCCCTTCTGGTGCCCACCTCCCAGCTCACCGTGCGCGAGGACCTGGCCGCCCCCACGCACGAGCGACTGTCGCGCGACGTGCGCCGGGTCCTCCCCGAGGGCACGCCCGACGCCGACATCCCCTCGTGGACGGTGAGCCTGCTGGAGGTGACGGTGGATTCGCCCTCGCACTGGCAGGTGCTGGGGCCCCTGCTCTGGGCGGAGCTGGAGCGCGCGCACGTCATGCAGCGCAGCGGCCGCGCGGAGGGACTCCAGCGCAGACGTCTGCGGCTGGACGCGTCCATCCCGGGTCCCGCGACGCTCTGA